In Candidatus Nitronauta litoralis, one DNA window encodes the following:
- the secD gene encoding protein translocase subunit SecD, which translates to MHRNLRWKIPLILLVVLGSVYLAWPLKDKINLGLDLRGGMHLVLEVQTEKAVEAGLERRANDIKKALEDDAIEVDRLKVDQETARLKILLVDASDMAGTEDRMRTYPGLTKVEISSDGLEAIYELKNDEREFIKQNAVSQALEIIRNRVDEFGVAEPSIQIQGERRILVQLPGIKDPKVAIELIGKTARLEFRLVNELVSPDAATSGGLPPDSEVLYERNIDPKTGEVIKGDGDPIVVKKRAELTGEMLTNADVRFDSSNNMPYVSLTFDSIGSQLFYDITSKNVKRRLAIVLDENVYSAPVIQEAIAGGQAQVTGSFSTAEARNLAIALRAGALPAPVKILENRTVGASLGSDSVKAGVKSVLAGFVAVLIFIVIYYRLSGMVAVMALFLNIVLLLGALAYFRASLTLPGIAGILLTVGMAIDANVLVFERIREEIKIGKTVRAAIEAGFEKAFRTIVDANVTTFIAAIVLFQFGTGPIKGFAITLCIGILASMFTAVFVSHVVFDSVQARRKLEKLSI; encoded by the coding sequence ATGCACCGTAATCTCCGTTGGAAAATTCCCCTTATTCTTCTTGTTGTGCTGGGGTCCGTCTATTTGGCCTGGCCTCTTAAGGACAAAATTAATCTGGGCCTGGATCTTAGAGGCGGGATGCATCTGGTTTTGGAGGTGCAGACTGAAAAGGCTGTGGAAGCGGGCCTGGAGCGTCGTGCCAACGATATTAAAAAAGCTCTTGAGGATGACGCGATTGAAGTGGACCGCCTGAAGGTGGATCAAGAGACCGCACGTCTTAAAATTCTTTTGGTCGATGCCTCAGATATGGCAGGAACAGAAGACCGTATGCGGACCTATCCAGGCTTAACCAAGGTTGAAATATCAAGTGACGGGCTCGAGGCAATTTACGAACTGAAAAATGATGAACGTGAATTCATCAAGCAAAATGCGGTGTCCCAGGCACTGGAGATTATTAGAAACAGGGTCGACGAATTTGGCGTAGCCGAGCCTTCCATCCAGATTCAGGGGGAACGTCGGATTCTGGTCCAGTTACCGGGAATCAAGGACCCCAAAGTTGCAATAGAACTCATCGGAAAAACGGCGCGTCTGGAATTCAGATTAGTCAATGAACTGGTCAGTCCCGATGCTGCAACCTCAGGTGGCCTTCCTCCTGACAGTGAAGTGCTGTACGAGCGGAATATAGATCCAAAAACGGGAGAAGTAATTAAAGGTGATGGCGACCCGATTGTCGTTAAAAAGCGAGCTGAACTGACCGGGGAAATGCTCACCAACGCGGATGTGCGTTTTGACAGTTCAAACAATATGCCGTACGTGTCACTGACGTTTGACAGTATCGGTTCCCAGTTGTTCTACGACATCACTTCTAAAAATGTGAAAAGACGGTTGGCCATTGTTCTCGATGAGAATGTTTACAGCGCGCCGGTTATTCAGGAAGCGATTGCCGGAGGCCAGGCCCAGGTCACGGGATCTTTCTCCACTGCTGAGGCACGTAATCTTGCGATTGCGCTACGTGCCGGTGCCTTGCCGGCTCCTGTTAAAATCCTGGAAAACCGGACGGTTGGGGCCTCGCTGGGTAGTGACTCCGTAAAGGCCGGTGTGAAATCTGTTCTTGCGGGATTCGTCGCCGTCCTGATCTTCATCGTAATTTATTACCGTCTATCTGGAATGGTTGCGGTGATGGCCTTGTTCCTGAATATCGTATTGCTGTTGGGAGCACTGGCCTACTTCAGGGCTTCGCTGACCTTACCGGGTATTGCGGGAATCCTGCTCACAGTGGGTATGGCCATCGATGCGAACGTATTAGTGTTCGAACGCATTCGAGAGGAAATTAAAATTGGTAAAACGGTGAGGGCCGCGATCGAAGCTGGGTTTGAAAAAGCGTTTCGAACAATTGTCGATGCCAACGTCACGACGTTCATTGCTGCTATCGTTTTATTTCAGTTTGGAACCGGGCCGATCAAGGGTTTTGCGATCACGCTTTGTATTGGCATCCTGGCCAGCATGTTCACCGCTGTTTTTGTCAGCCATGTGGTTTTCGATTCGGTGCAAGCCCGCAGGAAACTGGAAAAGCTCAGTATCTGA
- the yajC gene encoding preprotein translocase subunit YajC, translating to MAPPPPADGQAQSQGSLLALLPPVIFMFLIFWFMLIRPQQKKQQQTRKMLDDLKEGDNVVTLSGIHGTIKKLKEDVVTLQIAENVRIKINRSSIGTTRNGNES from the coding sequence ATGGCTCCACCGCCACCCGCGGACGGTCAGGCCCAGAGTCAGGGCAGTTTGCTGGCGTTGTTACCGCCAGTGATTTTCATGTTCCTGATTTTCTGGTTCATGTTGATTCGACCCCAGCAGAAAAAGCAACAGCAAACCCGCAAGATGCTGGATGATTTAAAAGAGGGCGATAATGTGGTCACCCTGAGCGGGATACACGGCACAATTAAGAAACTAAAAGAAGATGTTGTCACCCTTCAAATTGCGGAGAACGTCCGTATCAAAATCAACCGCTCCTCCATCGGCACCACACGTAATGGAAATGAAAGCTAG
- a CDS encoding NERD domain-containing protein, whose amino-acid sequence MDPVSLLVLLAVGVGVWFFFFKGSRMRPPEAVRGLLNGLGGDYKVISGIIRMRGEGMDRIDHAVVSRFGVFIILEVTEPGALICRINSREWPRKGLGKEMALHNPVWRNRKRINSLEEILPGVPLFNLVVIVNARLQGERGPEVVLFDGLLSAIRKNQNPVLSAEQVEETCSKLNNL is encoded by the coding sequence ATGGATCCTGTTTCACTGCTCGTTTTATTAGCTGTGGGAGTGGGTGTCTGGTTTTTCTTTTTTAAGGGAAGCAGGATGCGCCCGCCGGAAGCTGTGCGGGGTTTATTGAATGGACTTGGAGGTGATTACAAGGTTATCAGCGGGATTATCCGAATGCGGGGTGAAGGGATGGATCGTATTGATCACGCGGTCGTGTCCAGGTTCGGGGTTTTTATTATTCTTGAAGTGACAGAACCAGGAGCTCTTATTTGCAGGATAAATTCAAGGGAGTGGCCGCGTAAAGGATTGGGAAAAGAAATGGCCTTGCACAATCCGGTGTGGCGGAACAGGAAAAGGATTAATTCTCTGGAGGAGATACTGCCCGGAGTTCCCCTATTCAATCTTGTGGTGATTGTGAATGCGCGGTTGCAAGGGGAGCGGGGGCCTGAGGTGGTGCTATTCGATGGCCTGTTGAGCGCAATCAGAAAGAATCAGAACCCGGTGTTAAGTGCAGAACAGGTTGAGGAAACCTGCTCTAAGTTAAATAATCTTTGA